A single genomic interval of Oryctolagus cuniculus chromosome 19, mOryCun1.1, whole genome shotgun sequence harbors:
- the LOC138847058 gene encoding ankyrin repeat domain-containing protein 26-like, whose translation MELEAVRNNLNQVEEEQNNTQRHLSAKEKAIVFKDEILIIHLGKQKGTEMTKMKMNDEEQASSKEKIQQLKETNNASIMNQKELRIKELEYELSKMKAVQEDSMIRELEKYKQLYLEEVQVRKTLYNKLNETNVTLAEVRTKLLLEKQRNRALLNTLTVRPIPESTCVGNFNNSSVLNRNLTPKENLMIPTSRQQSSYNSMVDYLFMMLEEMQTDISRDLDEILLNLDLDLTEPLSNVK comes from the exons ATGGAATTGGAGGCTGTAAGAAATAACTTGAATCAG GTTGAAGAAGAGCAAAACAACACCCAGAGACATCTTTCTGCAAAAGAGAAGGCCATAGTATTCAAAGACGAAATTCTGATCATTCACCTTGGCAAGCAAAAAGGGACAGAAAtgactaaaatgaaaatgaatgatgag gAACAAGCATCATCCAAAGAAAAAATTCAGCAGTTAAAAGAGACTAATAATGCTTCAATAATGAATCAAAAGGAACTCAGAATTAAAGAACTGGAGTATGAACTCTCCAAAATGAAAGCTGTTCAAGAAGATTCTATGATAAGAGAACTGGAAAAATATAAGCAACTGTATCTAGAAGAAGTACAAGTTAGAAAAACATTATATAATAAGCTAAATGA GACTAATGTCACATTAGCAGAGGTCAGAACCAAACTTCTTCTGGAGAAGCAGCGGAACAGAGCTTTACTCAACACTCTTACTGTGAGACCCATCCCAGAGTCAACTTGTGTTGGAAATTTTAATAATAGCTCAGTGTTGAATAGAAATCTTACTCCAAAAGAAAACTTAATGATACCAACTTCAAGACAGCAGTCTTCATATAACAGCATGGTGGACTATTTGTTCATG ATGCTGGAGGAGATGCAAACCGATATAAGTAGAGACCTAGATGAG